One stretch of Raphanus sativus cultivar WK10039 unplaced genomic scaffold, ASM80110v3 Scaffold0637, whole genome shotgun sequence DNA includes these proteins:
- the LOC130502654 gene encoding metalloendoproteinase 1-MMP-like encodes MTQILIHRNRTLCLVPIIYVLLFCFPRRLFARNLPEEYTTNITQTIKVSNATRHDFSRLIDVQLGSHVSGVSELKRYLHRFGYVKDDCTDGAKNFSDVFDGRLESAISLYQQNLGLPITGRLDTSTVALMSSPRCGVSDTHMINNASMHITARYTYFGGKPKWNRDTLTYAFSETHRLDYLTSGDVKTVFRRAFGRWASVIPVSFKEVDDYTTANLKIGFFAGDHGDGQPFDGLLGTLAHAFAPKNGRVHFDAAETWVVNGDFGSTVAVDLESVATHEIGHLLGLGHSSHESAVMYPTIPPRTKKVDLTVDDVAGVLRLYGANPKLRLDSLAQLKDSLRNGGVSEGFLSGYVTGYALLILLTLLL; translated from the coding sequence ATGACTCAGATTTTGATCCATAGAAACAGAACTCTCTGTCTTGTCCCAATCATCTACGTTCTCTTATTCTGTTTCCCCCGCCGGCTTTTCGCCCGAAACCTACCGGAGGAATATACAACAAACATAACTCAAACAATCAAAGTCAGCAACGCCACGCGGCATGATTTCTCACGCCTTATAGACGTCCAACTAGGCAGCCACGTCAGCGGCGTATCCGAGCTCAAAAGATATCTGCACCGTTTCGGTTACGTCAAAGACGACTGCACTGATGGCGCTAAGAACTTCTCCGACGTGTTCGATGGCCGTCTTGAATCCGCGATCTCTCTGTACCAACAGAATCTCGGTTTACCGATAACCGGGAGACTCGACACTAGCACCGTCGCCCTCATGTCGTCACCGCGATGTGGCGTTAGCGACACGCACATGATCAACAACGCTAGCATGCACATAACGGCGCGTTACACGTACTTCGGCGGTAAGCCGAAGTGGAACCGCGACACGCTAACGTACGCCTTCTCGGAAACGCACAGACTCGACTACCTGACATCCGGCGACGTCAAAACGGTTTTCCGGCGAGCCTTCGGCCGGTGGGCGAGCGTGATTCCGGTGAGTTTCAAGGAGGTCGACGATTACACGACGGCGAATTTAAAGATCGGGTTTTTCGCCGGCGATCACGGCGACGGGCAGCCGTTTGACGGGCTCCTCGGGACTTTAGCGCACGCCTTCGCGCCGAAGAACGGGCGGGTCCACTTCGACGCGGCGGAGACGTGGGTCGTCAACGGCGACTTCGGATCAACGGTCGCAGTTGACTTGGAGTCCGTGGCGACTCACGAGATTGGTCACTTGTTGGGGTTAGGACACAGCTCGCACGAGTCAGCGGTCATGTACCCGACTATCCCGCCAAGGACCAAGAAGGTTGACCTTACGGTTGATGACGTGGCGGGTGTACTCAGGCTATATGGGGCGAATCCAAAATTACGGTTGGATTCACTGGCGCAGCTGAAAGATTCTCTTCGAAACGGCGGCGTATCAGAGGGATTCTTGTCGGGGTATGTTACAGGTTATGCTCTGCTGATTCTTTTGACTCTTTTACTATAA